ACCCGGTACTCATCATGGACTTGACACACGCTTCCCGCTCACGCTCGGCCGCACAGCCGAGTCCCGGCATGTTGGACGAGCGATCGTTCCTGCGTCGCCTTGGGCTTTTCGACTGGCTATTCGCGCTCGCGGTGGCCGGCGGGGCCGGCTTCGCGTTGACGCGCTACCACGCGTTCATGAACTACTACGACAAGCTCGTGCTCGTCTGCGCCGTCCCCGCGCTGATCGTGCTCGGCTGGCGCTGGAAGCCGGTTCGCCTGCTCGCCGTCGGCATCGCGGTGTTCGCGCTGCTGTCGCTGCAGATCTATCACGGCGATCTGTCGCGCGCCGATTCGGCTTTTCTTCTCAAGTATTTTCTGTCGAGCCAGTCCGCGATTCTCTGGATGTGCGCCCTGTTCGTGCTGGCCACGCTGTTCTATTGGATCGGCCTGTTGACGCGCTCCCCGTCGGGCGGCGCGATCGGGTCCGGGCTGACGTGGTTCGCGGTGCTGATGGGCTTTACCGGCATGATGGTGCGCTGGTACGAGTCGTACTTGATCGGCAGCGACGTCGGCCATATTCCGATCTCGAACCTCTATGAAGTGTTCGTGCTGTTCTGCCTCATTACGGCACTGTTTTATCTCTACTATGAGCAGCATTACGGGACGCGTTC
The sequence above is a segment of the Trinickia acidisoli genome. Coding sequences within it:
- the ccsB gene encoding c-type cytochrome biogenesis protein CcsB, with product MDLTHASRSRSAAQPSPGMLDERSFLRRLGLFDWLFALAVAGGAGFALTRYHAFMNYYDKLVLVCAVPALIVLGWRWKPVRLLAVGIAVFALLSLQIYHGDLSRADSAFLLKYFLSSQSAILWMCALFVLATLFYWIGLLTRSPSGGAIGSGLTWFAVLMGFTGMMVRWYESYLIGSDVGHIPISNLYEVFVLFCLITALFYLYYEQHYGTRSLGAFVLLIISAAVGFLMWYSVARDAQQIEPLVPALQSWWMKIHVPANFIGYGSFALSAMVGVAYLCSERGILTDRLPSLVVLDDLMYKSIAVGFAFFTVATILGSLWAAQAWGGYWSWDPKETWALIVWLNYAAWLHMRLMKGLRGTAAAWWALTGLLVTTFAFLGVNMFLSGLHSYGKL